A single region of the Gephyromycinifex aptenodytis genome encodes:
- the serC gene encoding phosphoserine transaminase — translation MTQHITIPADLLPGDGRFGCGPSKVRPAQVADLAARATHLLGTSHRQMPVKSLVADIREGLRALFALPEGYEVILGNGGSTAFWDIAAFGLVRERAQHLCFGEFSTKFASVTAKAPFLGEPSVITANPGTRCDPRAEPGVDVYAWPHNETSTGVMAPVHRVPGADQDSLIVIDATSGAGGLPVDAAAVDVYYFAPQKCFASDGGLWFALMSPAALARVEQIAASGRWIPDFFSLPTAIENSRKNQTYNTPALSTLLLMSNQIEWMLSQGGLAFATARTADSAQRLYGWAESSPYATPFVSDPGSRSQVVGTIDFAAEVDAAQVAAVLRANGVLDVEPYRKLGRNQLRVAMFPAVEPEDISALTRCVDHVVGQL, via the coding sequence GTGACCCAGCACATCACCATCCCCGCCGACCTGTTGCCCGGTGACGGCCGATTCGGCTGCGGCCCCAGCAAGGTGCGCCCCGCGCAGGTGGCAGATCTGGCAGCCCGGGCGACTCACCTGCTGGGGACATCCCACCGCCAGATGCCCGTCAAGTCCCTGGTAGCGGACATCCGCGAAGGGCTACGGGCCCTCTTCGCACTGCCCGAAGGGTACGAGGTCATCCTCGGCAACGGAGGCTCGACAGCCTTCTGGGACATCGCCGCGTTCGGCCTGGTGCGTGAGCGCGCCCAACACCTCTGCTTCGGGGAGTTCTCCACCAAGTTCGCCTCGGTGACGGCCAAAGCCCCCTTCCTGGGCGAACCGAGCGTGATCACCGCCAACCCGGGAACCCGCTGTGACCCCCGGGCCGAACCAGGCGTCGACGTCTACGCTTGGCCGCACAACGAGACATCCACCGGAGTGATGGCACCGGTGCACCGGGTGCCGGGCGCCGACCAGGATTCGCTCATCGTCATCGACGCCACCTCCGGCGCTGGTGGACTGCCCGTGGACGCAGCTGCCGTCGACGTTTACTACTTCGCACCCCAGAAGTGCTTCGCCTCCGATGGCGGGCTCTGGTTCGCGCTGATGTCCCCCGCCGCGTTGGCCCGCGTCGAGCAGATCGCCGCTTCGGGGCGATGGATCCCGGACTTCTTCAGCCTGCCCACCGCCATCGAGAACTCCCGCAAGAACCAGACCTACAACACCCCCGCCTTGAGCACCCTGCTGCTGATGAGCAACCAGATCGAGTGGATGCTCTCCCAAGGCGGGCTGGCATTCGCTACCGCGCGCACCGCCGACAGCGCCCAACGGCTGTACGGCTGGGCCGAATCATCGCCGTACGCCACGCCCTTCGTCAGCGACCCGGGCTCACGTAGCCAAGTCGTGGGCACCATCGACTTCGCCGCTGAGGTGGACGCGGCACAAGTGGCCGCCGTACTACGGGCGAACGGCGTGCTCGACGTGGAGCCTTACCGCAAGCTGGGCCGCAACCAGCTGCGAGTGGCCATGTTCCCGGCCGTCGAGCCCGAGGACATCAGCGCGTTGACCCGCTGCGTCGACCACGTGGTCGGCCAACTCTGA
- a CDS encoding citrate synthase 2, whose protein sequence is MPRHQEGETAAQATLETRIAQADPISSVLRYRGVDINELVGHVSFDRVWGLLVCDDLQTNLPPAEPHPLPARTGSLRADVQSALATLAPVWGFRPLHDIDAEQALENLARASVLTLSFVAQSARGPELPVVPQRVIDRAESVAQRFLVRWRGEPDPAHVKALDAYFVAAAEHGLSPSTLTARVVASTGADVAACMSAAVGALSGPLHGGAPSRVLPVLEAAERSQDPSMYITQLLASGQRLMGFEHRFYRTEDPRAGAIRRICQQLGVPRYELACAVETAALEVLRAHHGPEVSTTLDYWAAVILDFAQVPPEAFSSLFACARTAGWSAHILEQKQTGGSVHPPARYGGLPPRALHELPGV, encoded by the coding sequence ATGCCCCGTCACCAAGAGGGCGAGACCGCTGCGCAGGCCACGCTCGAGACCCGCATCGCGCAGGCAGACCCGATCAGTTCGGTGCTGCGTTATCGAGGTGTGGACATCAACGAGTTGGTCGGCCACGTCTCGTTCGACCGGGTGTGGGGACTGCTGGTCTGCGACGATCTCCAAACTAATCTGCCGCCGGCCGAGCCCCACCCGCTACCGGCCCGCACCGGCAGCCTGCGCGCCGACGTCCAGAGTGCGCTGGCGACCTTGGCCCCGGTCTGGGGTTTCCGGCCACTACACGACATCGACGCAGAACAGGCTTTGGAGAATCTGGCTCGGGCTTCGGTGCTGACCCTGTCCTTCGTTGCCCAGTCCGCGCGGGGGCCGGAACTGCCGGTTGTTCCGCAACGGGTGATCGATCGGGCAGAGTCCGTCGCGCAACGCTTCCTGGTGCGCTGGCGCGGGGAACCCGACCCCGCGCACGTGAAGGCACTCGATGCCTACTTCGTCGCCGCCGCCGAACACGGACTCAGCCCCTCGACGCTGACCGCTCGCGTCGTAGCCTCTACCGGGGCCGACGTGGCCGCCTGCATGTCTGCTGCAGTCGGGGCGCTCAGCGGGCCGCTGCATGGCGGGGCCCCCTCACGGGTGCTGCCTGTCCTGGAGGCTGCAGAACGCAGCCAGGATCCGAGTATGTACATCACCCAACTGCTGGCCTCGGGGCAACGCCTCATGGGCTTCGAACACCGCTTCTATCGCACTGAGGACCCGCGGGCTGGGGCGATCCGGCGTATCTGCCAGCAACTGGGGGTGCCACGCTACGAGCTAGCGTGCGCGGTGGAAACCGCCGCCTTGGAGGTACTGCGCGCCCACCACGGACCCGAGGTCTCCACCACCCTCGACTACTGGGCTGCGGTCATTCTCGATTTCGCTCAGGTGCCCCCGGAAGCGTTCAGCTCCCTGTTCGCCTGCGCGCGCACCGCAGGCTGGTCGGCACACATCCTGGAGCAGAAACAGACCGGGGGCTCGGTGCACCCGCCTGCCCGCTATGGCGGACTGCCACCGCGCGCCCTGCACGAGCTGCCTGGCGTCTGA
- a CDS encoding C40 family peptidase, with translation MSTRYAGRHRAAQTGSRRQFSRGVGPASVASIMLASSALIASLAVPAAADPDPSDRVVAAQPAYEDPSEQGDYTSPRPEAQLEAAPQEAPTQAEPAPQVSPSPAPTQVPAQKKPAPAASAPARKKVTAKAATPAQGNANGEMGAGVGVVSIASSLSGISYRWGGTTPRGFDCSGYTRYVYRKAGVSLPRTAAQQQRATKRVSKPRPGDLVFFGRPAHHVGIYAGNGKMYDAPRRGRSTGLHKIWSSKVSYGRVR, from the coding sequence ATGTCAACACGCTATGCCGGGCGCCACCGAGCTGCTCAGACCGGCTCACGTCGCCAGTTCTCCCGTGGGGTCGGCCCGGCTTCAGTCGCGAGCATCATGCTCGCCTCGAGCGCGCTGATCGCTTCGCTCGCGGTACCTGCCGCTGCGGATCCGGACCCTTCGGACCGGGTCGTAGCCGCGCAACCAGCCTACGAAGACCCCTCGGAGCAAGGCGACTACACCTCGCCTCGCCCGGAGGCGCAGTTGGAGGCCGCCCCGCAGGAGGCGCCTACTCAGGCTGAGCCAGCGCCGCAGGTAAGCCCTTCGCCCGCCCCCACTCAGGTGCCCGCGCAGAAGAAGCCTGCCCCGGCCGCTTCAGCACCGGCGCGTAAAAAGGTCACCGCCAAAGCCGCTACCCCGGCCCAGGGGAATGCCAACGGTGAAATGGGCGCCGGCGTCGGGGTCGTGTCCATCGCCTCAAGCTTGAGCGGTATCTCCTACCGCTGGGGCGGCACCACTCCCCGCGGGTTCGACTGCAGTGGCTACACACGCTACGTCTACCGCAAGGCGGGTGTGTCGTTACCGCGCACGGCGGCCCAGCAGCAGCGCGCCACCAAACGTGTCTCCAAGCCGCGTCCGGGAGACCTCGTCTTCTTCGGTCGCCCTGCGCATCACGTGGGCATCTACGCCGGTAACGGCAAGATGTACGACGCTCCCCGCCGTGGGCGCTCCACCGGCTTGCACAAGATCTGGTCCTCCAAGGTCAGCTACGGACGAGTCCGCTGA
- a CDS encoding metal-dependent transcriptional regulator, which translates to MTDLIDTTEMYLRIVFELEEEGVPVLRARIVERLGHSGPTVSQTVGRMERDGLLTVKPDRSVVLSAEGRRRATRVMRKHRLAERLLSDVLGLEYAYVHDEACRWEHVISERVERKILKLLADHERSPYGNPIPGLAELGLEESQLQAASPATSVDAPGRVVLERIGEPLQVDGELLDALRTAGMCPGVEISLATDDTDVVLSNDAGQVRLTRDQAVHVFVRPVTQGD; encoded by the coding sequence GTGACCGATCTCATCGACACCACGGAGATGTACCTCCGCATCGTCTTCGAGCTAGAAGAAGAAGGCGTGCCCGTGCTGCGCGCCCGAATCGTGGAACGTCTCGGCCACTCCGGGCCGACTGTCTCCCAGACCGTCGGCCGGATGGAGCGTGACGGGTTGCTGACCGTTAAACCAGACCGCAGCGTCGTCCTCTCCGCTGAGGGCCGACGACGCGCAACTCGGGTGATGCGCAAACACCGCCTCGCCGAGCGGCTGTTAAGCGATGTGCTGGGCTTGGAGTACGCCTATGTGCACGACGAGGCCTGCCGCTGGGAGCATGTCATCAGCGAGCGGGTGGAACGCAAGATCCTCAAACTATTGGCGGACCACGAACGCAGCCCCTACGGCAACCCCATCCCCGGGTTGGCCGAGCTGGGGCTGGAAGAGAGCCAACTCCAGGCCGCCTCGCCTGCCACGAGTGTGGACGCACCAGGTCGCGTCGTGCTGGAGCGGATCGGTGAGCCGTTACAGGTGGACGGGGAATTGCTGGACGCCTTGCGGACTGCCGGGATGTGCCCGGGGGTAGAGATAAGTCTCGCCACGGACGACACCGATGTGGTGCTCAGCAACGATGCAGGGCAGGTGCGGTTGACTCGCGATCAGGCGGTTCACGTGTTCGTTCGCCCCGTCACTCAAGGTGATTGA